Part of the Bdellovibrionales bacterium genome is shown below.
CCAATCCCAAAATGAAAGTTGAGCACCAAATTCCAAACCGAGCATGTAGAATGTCCAAACATTAAATATCTGAATAAGGATCGCAAATAGGAAATTTGTCAGTAAGTGGCGTTTAAGTGACATGTTTTGGAAACAGGTTAGGACAGGAATAAGTCGATTAAGCAATTTAATTGACGAAAGCAATTGCTTGAGAAAATCATTCATAAAATTGGTTCTAAGCAGAAAGAAAACTAAACACAAAGAGACCGATGCCGTTAAGAATATTATCCGAAATATTCCCAATTGAGGTGTGGTGGTAAAGTGCAACCCGACAGTTGAAAGTAAAAATACAGTAAAAACAGAAACCAATTTGTCAAGGGTAAGAACAAGTGCGCCATATGCAATTCGGTCTCTCGATCTGAATAGGTAACCTCCTCTGACGAATTCCGTGGTGATTTGACCTGGCAGAAATAGTCCGTAAAAATAGCTGATATAAGTTGCACTAATAACGGTGCGTATTCTTAAGTCCGGAGCAATCTGAGTTAGTCGTACACCATGTAACACTATAATTATATGGCTGACCAGGGTCAGAAATATAAAATTAAACAGACTTGGATTTTTTAAAATATGGATCAATTCTACTAAATTAATTTTTTTCCATACAATGAATATAAAAATCAGGGATATTACTATTTTTAGGGAGTTTTTTGCTGCGCTGCTATTTATTTTCATTGAACAAAACTTGCCTAAGTTTGGAGAAACAGACGTTGATCGAAAACGAACGTGTCACAGTATCAAAGCCATTCTCTGCCAACTTTCTTCTAAGATTTTTATCAAGAACCAATCGTTCAATTGCATCTACCCAATCTCTGGTTGAATGGGCTAAAAGGCCATTCTGCCCATTTAAGATAAAGTCTTTAACCTGCCCAACAGGCGATGCAACTACGGGAACTTTAGCACTCATATAAATACAGGCTTTTAATATCCCTCTAACCCGAGATGACTCCACATCTTGCAATGGAAAGAGGCCAAT
Proteins encoded:
- a CDS encoding flippase-like domain-containing protein — protein: MKINSSAAKNSLKIVISLIFIFIVWKKINLVELIHILKNPSLFNFIFLTLVSHIIIVLHGVRLTQIAPDLRIRTVISATYISYFYGLFLPGQITTEFVRGGYLFRSRDRIAYGALVLTLDKLVSVFTVFLLSTVGLHFTTTPQLGIFRIIFLTASVSLCLVFFLLRTNFMNDFLKQLLSSIKLLNRLIPVLTCFQNMSLKRHLLTNFLFAILIQIFNVWTFYMLGLEFGAQLSFWDWSWINGALTIALLVPISFAGIGVREVGLIGLLGIFGISREIALTISIYIFYFYLSAAAVGYVCALRTSVAKSS